Proteins co-encoded in one Ignavibacteria bacterium genomic window:
- a CDS encoding energy transducer TonB, translating to MALFLRNSIKIFYHGNEKNIYVNLDKKRILFFEIGLVVILFLVLVAFEWEILPEENNFFSNNDVTIIYEDIIQTTQNEPQKPKIIPPLPQVDIMKIVDNSKKLETEYKIDDTEANDSTKIIVNPIPEVEDTMVYDSWKVEKMPKFVGGDEALYKWIQDNIKYPKELKEIGIEGIVGIQFVVDKDGKVKNIEIIRSLDPDLDKYVLNKISEMPNWEPGFKDSKYVAVKYALPIKFKLY from the coding sequence ATGGCATTATTTTTGAGAAATTCCATAAAAATATTTTATCATGGAAACGAAAAAAATATTTACGTTAATTTAGACAAAAAAAGAATCTTGTTTTTCGAAATAGGATTAGTCGTAATACTATTTTTAGTACTTGTTGCATTTGAATGGGAAATATTACCAGAAGAAAATAATTTTTTTAGCAATAACGATGTAACCATTATTTACGAAGATATAATTCAAACAACACAAAACGAACCTCAAAAGCCTAAAATAATTCCTCCCCTTCCACAAGTTGACATAATGAAAATAGTTGATAATTCAAAAAAACTAGAAACGGAATATAAAATTGATGACACAGAAGCAAACGATTCTACTAAAATAATTGTCAATCCAATACCTGAAGTCGAAGACACTATGGTTTATGATTCTTGGAAAGTAGAAAAAATGCCAAAATTTGTTGGTGGAGATGAAGCTCTCTACAAATGGATTCAAGACAACATTAAATATCCTAAAGAATTAAAAGAAATTGGAATCGAAGGAATAGTAGGTATTCAATTTGTTGTTGATAAAGATGGGAAAGTAAAAAATATTGAAATTATTAGAAGTTTAGACCCTGATTTAGATAAATATGTTTTAAATAAAATATCCGAAATGCCTAATTGGGAACCAGGATTTAAAGATAGTAAGTATGTTGCTGTCAAATACGCTTTACCAATAAAATTTAAGCTATATTAA